One segment of Macaca fascicularis isolate 582-1 chromosome 4, T2T-MFA8v1.1 DNA contains the following:
- the TBXT gene encoding T-box transcription factor T isoform X1, producing the protein MGGCPALQSVRGPIRRAPHRCRRGSIYGEGTEFRSPETYSSRALGSSSGITSPHPSAPVPSPHVLIRALLPGLCWDPGAVTGLRPRGPFSRKGCGQEGGGWLSSRESGLRGRRGGEPDRRMSSPGTESAGKSLQYRVDHLLSAVESELQAGSEKGDPTERELRVGLEESELWLRFKELTNEMIVTKNGRRMFPVLKVNVSGLDPNAMYSFLLDFVAADNHRWKYVNGEWVPGGKPEPQAPSCVYIHPDSPNFGAHWMKAPVSFSKVKLTNKLNGGGQIMLNSLHKYEPRIHIVRVGGPQRMITSHCFPETQFIAVTAYQNEEITALKIKYNPFAKAFLDAKERSDHKEMMEETGDSQQPGYSQLGGWLLPGTSTLCPPTNPHPQFGGALSLPSTHGCDRYPALRSHRSSPYPSPYAHRNNSPTCSDNSPACLSMLQSHDNWSSLGMPAHPSMLPVSHNASPPTSSSQYPSLWSVSNGAVTPGSQAVAMSNGLGAQFFRGSPAHYAPLTHPVSAPSSSGSPLYEGAAAATDIVDSQYDAAAQGRLIASWTPVSPPSM; encoded by the exons ATGGGCGGCTGCCCGGCACTTCAAAGCGTGCGCGGCCCAATCCGCCGAGCCCCCCATCGCTGCCGCCGCGGCTCTATTTATGGGGAGGGCACTGAATTTCGGTCCCCAGAGACCTACTCTAGTAGAGCCTTGGGGAGTTCAAGTGGAAtaacctctccccacccctctgcccctgtcccctccccccaCGTCTTGATCCGCGCCCTCCTCCCGGGTCTGTGCTGGGACCCGGGAGCCGTCACAGGTCTCCGCCCGAGGGGCCCCTTTTCTCGGAAGGGCTGCGGCCAAGAAGGGGGAGGGTGGCTCTCAAGTAGAGAGTCTGGGCTTCGGGGACGGCGGGGAGGGGAGCCGGACAGGAGGATGAGCTCCCCCGGCACCGAGAGCGCGGGAAAGAGCCTGCAGTACCGAGTGGACCACCTGCTGAGCGCCGTGGAGAGCGAGCTGCAGGCGGGCAGCGAGAAGGGCGACCCCACGGAGCGCGAACTGCGCGTGGGCCTGGAGGAGAGCGAGCTGTGGCTGCGCTTCAAGGAGCTCACCAACGAGATGATCGTGACCAAGAATGGCAG GCGGATGTTCCCGGTGCTGAAGGTGAACGTGTCTGGCCTGGACCCCAACGCCATGTACTCCTTCCTGCTGGACTTCGTGGCGGCCGACAACCACCGCTGGAAGTACGTGAACGGGGAGTGGGTGCCCGGGGGCAAGCCGGAGCCGCAGGCGCCCAGCTGCGTCTACATCCACCCCGACTCGCCCAACTTCGGGGCCCACTGGATGAAGGCTCCCGTCTCCTTCAGCAAAGTCAAGCTCACCAACAAGCTCAACGGAGGGGGCCAG ATCATGCTGAACTCCTTGCATAAGTATGAGCCTCGAATTCACATAGTGAGAGTCGGGGGTCCACAGCGCATGATCACCAGCCATTGCTTCCCTGAGACCCAGTTCATAGCGGTGACTGCTTATCAGAACGAGGAG atCACAGCTCTTAAAATTAAGTACAATCCATTTGCAAAAGCTTTCCTTGATGCAAAGGAAAG aAGCGATCACAAAGAGATGATGGAGGAAACCGGAGACAGCCAGCAACCTGGGTACTCCCAAT TAGGGGGGTGGCTTCTTCCTGGAACCAGTACCCTGTGTCCACCTACAAATCCTCATCCTCAGTTTGGAGgtgccctctccctcccctccacgCATGGCTGTGACAGGTACCCAGCCCTGAGGAGCCACCGGTCCTCGCCCTACCCCAGCCCCTATGCTCATCGGAACAATTCTCCAA CCTGTTCTGACAACTCACCTGCATGTTTATCCATGCTGCAATCCCATGACAATTGGTCCAGCCTCGGAATGCCTGCCCATCCCAGCATGCTCCCCGTGAGCCACAATGCCAGCCCACCTACCAGCTCCAG TCAGTACCCCAGCCTGTGGTCTGTGAGCAACGGTGCCGTCACCCCAGGCTCCCAGGCAGTAGCCATGTCCAACGGGCTGGGGGCCCAGTTCTTCCGGGGCTCCCCCGCGCACTACGCACCCCTCACCCATCCGGTCTCGGCGCCCTCTTCCTCGGGATCCCCACTGTACGAAGGGGCGGCTGCGGCCACAGACATCGTGGACAGCCAGTACGACGCTGCAGCCCAAGGCCGCCTCATAGCCTCATGGACACCTGTGTCGCCACCTTCCATGTGA
- the TBXT gene encoding T-box transcription factor T isoform X2 translates to MGGCPALQSVRGPIRRAPHRCRRGSIYGEGTEFRSPETYSSRALGSSSGITSPHPSAPVPSPHVLIRALLPGLCWDPGAVTGLRPRGPFSRKGCGQEGGGWLSSRESGLRGRRGGEPDRRMSSPGTESAGKSLQYRVDHLLSAVESELQAGSEKGDPTERELRVGLEESELWLRFKELTNEMIVTKNGRRMFPVLKVNVSGLDPNAMYSFLLDFVAADNHRWKYVNGEWVPGGKPEPQAPSCVYIHPDSPNFGAHWMKAPVSFSKVKLTNKLNGGGQIMLNSLHKYEPRIHIVRVGGPQRMITSHCFPETQFIAVTAYQNEEITALKIKYNPFAKAFLDAKERSDHKEMMEETGDSQQPGYSQWGWLLPGTSTLCPPTNPHPQFGGALSLPSTHGCDRYPALRSHRSSPYPSPYAHRNNSPTCSDNSPACLSMLQSHDNWSSLGMPAHPSMLPVSHNASPPTSSSQYPSLWSVSNGAVTPGSQAVAMSNGLGAQFFRGSPAHYAPLTHPVSAPSSSGSPLYEGAAAATDIVDSQYDAAAQGRLIASWTPVSPPSM, encoded by the exons ATGGGCGGCTGCCCGGCACTTCAAAGCGTGCGCGGCCCAATCCGCCGAGCCCCCCATCGCTGCCGCCGCGGCTCTATTTATGGGGAGGGCACTGAATTTCGGTCCCCAGAGACCTACTCTAGTAGAGCCTTGGGGAGTTCAAGTGGAAtaacctctccccacccctctgcccctgtcccctccccccaCGTCTTGATCCGCGCCCTCCTCCCGGGTCTGTGCTGGGACCCGGGAGCCGTCACAGGTCTCCGCCCGAGGGGCCCCTTTTCTCGGAAGGGCTGCGGCCAAGAAGGGGGAGGGTGGCTCTCAAGTAGAGAGTCTGGGCTTCGGGGACGGCGGGGAGGGGAGCCGGACAGGAGGATGAGCTCCCCCGGCACCGAGAGCGCGGGAAAGAGCCTGCAGTACCGAGTGGACCACCTGCTGAGCGCCGTGGAGAGCGAGCTGCAGGCGGGCAGCGAGAAGGGCGACCCCACGGAGCGCGAACTGCGCGTGGGCCTGGAGGAGAGCGAGCTGTGGCTGCGCTTCAAGGAGCTCACCAACGAGATGATCGTGACCAAGAATGGCAG GCGGATGTTCCCGGTGCTGAAGGTGAACGTGTCTGGCCTGGACCCCAACGCCATGTACTCCTTCCTGCTGGACTTCGTGGCGGCCGACAACCACCGCTGGAAGTACGTGAACGGGGAGTGGGTGCCCGGGGGCAAGCCGGAGCCGCAGGCGCCCAGCTGCGTCTACATCCACCCCGACTCGCCCAACTTCGGGGCCCACTGGATGAAGGCTCCCGTCTCCTTCAGCAAAGTCAAGCTCACCAACAAGCTCAACGGAGGGGGCCAG ATCATGCTGAACTCCTTGCATAAGTATGAGCCTCGAATTCACATAGTGAGAGTCGGGGGTCCACAGCGCATGATCACCAGCCATTGCTTCCCTGAGACCCAGTTCATAGCGGTGACTGCTTATCAGAACGAGGAG atCACAGCTCTTAAAATTAAGTACAATCCATTTGCAAAAGCTTTCCTTGATGCAAAGGAAAG aAGCGATCACAAAGAGATGATGGAGGAAACCGGAGACAGCCAGCAACCTGGGTACTCCCAAT GGGGGTGGCTTCTTCCTGGAACCAGTACCCTGTGTCCACCTACAAATCCTCATCCTCAGTTTGGAGgtgccctctccctcccctccacgCATGGCTGTGACAGGTACCCAGCCCTGAGGAGCCACCGGTCCTCGCCCTACCCCAGCCCCTATGCTCATCGGAACAATTCTCCAA CCTGTTCTGACAACTCACCTGCATGTTTATCCATGCTGCAATCCCATGACAATTGGTCCAGCCTCGGAATGCCTGCCCATCCCAGCATGCTCCCCGTGAGCCACAATGCCAGCCCACCTACCAGCTCCAG TCAGTACCCCAGCCTGTGGTCTGTGAGCAACGGTGCCGTCACCCCAGGCTCCCAGGCAGTAGCCATGTCCAACGGGCTGGGGGCCCAGTTCTTCCGGGGCTCCCCCGCGCACTACGCACCCCTCACCCATCCGGTCTCGGCGCCCTCTTCCTCGGGATCCCCACTGTACGAAGGGGCGGCTGCGGCCACAGACATCGTGGACAGCCAGTACGACGCTGCAGCCCAAGGCCGCCTCATAGCCTCATGGACACCTGTGTCGCCACCTTCCATGTGA